One Malania oleifera isolate guangnan ecotype guangnan chromosome 10, ASM2987363v1, whole genome shotgun sequence genomic region harbors:
- the LOC131166467 gene encoding uncharacterized protein LOC131166467 isoform X2: MHVIGPLLMKYTRRKDAGESFRFVFLCGNSTYEYNDALQEVATRLGLKPGSLKHYGMNGNVNNVLLMADIVLYGSSQDEQGFPPLLTRAMSFGIPIIAPDFPVIKKYIVDGAHGIIFPKHNPEALMRAFSLLISNGKLSKFAHIVASSGRLLAKNMLASECITGYAKLLENVLNFPSDTLLPVPSSRLQQGAWDWDLFKKEVGRRSIDMPNINHKNTVRKSSIVYALEESLTNLTDLRNISGNETETLVQDILTDTDWYVLGEIESSEDYERREMEEINDRMERDLGSWDEIYRNARKAEKFKFELNERDEGELERTGQPLCIYEIYNGVGTWPFLHHGSLYRGLSLSTSARRLQSDDVDAVGRLPLLNDAYYRDILCEIGGMFSIASRVDNIHKRPWIGFQSWRSAGRKLSLSINAERVLEETIQNDAKGDVIYFWVRLDMGGGLVGRKDTLTFWSMCDILNGGHCRTAFEDAFRQMYALPSNIDALPPMPEDGGHWSALHSWAMPTPSFLEFIMFSRMFVDSLNALHTNSSKIAFCSLGCSELEKRHCYCRVMELLVNVWAYHSARKIVYIDPHSGLLEEQHPIEQRKGFMWAKYFNFTLLKNMDEDLAEAADDDDYPSDIWLWPLTGEVHWQGIYEREREERYRLKMDKKRKTKEKLFERMRSGYKQKPLGG; this comes from the exons ATGCATGTCATAGGACCTTTGTTAATGAAATATACAAGGAGAAAAGATGCAGGAGAATCTTTCAGATTTGTCTTCTTATGTGGTAACTCCACATATGAATATAATGATGCATTACAG GAAGTTGCCACACGTCTTGGACTTAAGCCCGGTTCTCTAAAGCACTATGGCATGAATGGTAATGTGAATAATGTCTTGCTAATGGCTGACATTGTGCTCTATGGCTCCTCCCAAGATGAGCAGGGTTTTCCTCCATTGCTTACCCGAGCAATGTCCTTTGGGATTCCTATCATTGCACCTGATTTTCCTGTTATAAAGAAATAT ATTGTTGATGGAGCCCATGGTATtatttttcccaaacataatccTGAAGCATTGATGAGAGCTTTCTCGCTTCTGATCTCAAATGGGAAACTTTCTAAATTTGCTCATATTGTTGCTTCCTCTGGAAGGCTGCTTGCGAAGAATATGTTGGCTTCTGAATGCATTACTGGTTACGCAAAGCTTCTGGAGAATGTACTTAATTTCCCTTCAGATACCTTGCTACCTGTACCCAGTTCTCGGCTTCAACAGGGTGCATGGGACTGGGATTTGTTCAAAAAGGAAGTGGGTCGAAGATCTATTGACATGCCAAACATCAATCACAAGAATACTGTTAGAAAATCAAGTATTGTTTATGCATTAGAGGAAAGTTTGACAAACCTTACTGACTTGAGGAATATTTCTGGGAATGAAACCGAGACTCTAGTGCAGGATATCCTGACTGACACAGATTGGTACGTGTTAGGAGAAATAGAAAGCTCTGAAGATTATGAGAGAAGGGAAATGGAGGAG ATCAATGATAGAATGGAGAGAGACTTGGGTTCGTGGGATGAGATATATCGCAATGCTCGGAAGGCCGAAAAGTTTAAATTTGAGTTAAATGAAAGGGACGAAGGAGAGCTGGAAAGGACTGGGCAGCCATTGTGCATTTATGAGATTTACAATGGAGTAGGGACCTGGCCATTTTTACACCATGGTTCTTTGTACCGAGGCTTAAGTCTT TCTACAAGTGCTCGGAGGCTACAATCAGATGATGTAGATGCAGTGGGAAGACTTCCCCTCTTGAATGATGCATATTATCGAGATATTCTTTGTGAGATTGGAGGCATGTTTTCTATTGCGAGTAGAGTAGATAACATCCACAAGAGACCATGGATTGGGTTTCAATCCTGGCGTTCTGCTGGTAGGAAG CTTTCTTTGTCTATTAATGCGGAAAGGGTTTTGGAAGAAACAATTCAAAATGATGCTAAAGGAGATGTAATATATTTTTGGGTACGGTTGGACATGGGTGGTGGACTTGTGGGAAGAAAGGACACCCTTACATTTTGGTCCATGTGTGACATCTTAAATGGAGGGCACTGCAG AACTGCTTTTGAAGATGCTTTCCGTCAGATGTACGCCTTACCATCAAATATAGATGCTCTTCCCCCGATGCCTGAAGATGGTGGCCACTGGTCTGCCCTGCACAGTTGGGCAATGCCAACCCCATCCTTTCTTGAGTTCATAATGTTCTCCAG GATGTTTGTCGACTCTCTCAATGCATTGCATACTAATTCGAGCAAAATCGCCTTTTGTTCATTGGGTTGCTCGGAGCTTGAG AAAAGACACTGTTATTGCCGGGTTATGGAACTGCTGGTCAATGTCTGGGCTTATCACAGTGCTCGGAAAATAGTTTACATTGATCCGCATTCAGGATTACTAGAAGAGCAGCACCCAATTGAACAGCGTAAGGGATTTATGTGGGCCAAGTACTTCAACTTTACACTGTTGAAGAATATGGATGAAGATCTAGCAGAGGCTGCAGATGATGATGATTATCCTAGTGATATATGGTTGTGGCCGTTAACAGGGGAGGTGCATTGGCAAGGGATTTATGAAAGGGAGAGGGAGGAAAGGTATAGGCTAAAAATGGACAAGAAGAGGAAAACAAAAGAGAAATTATTTGAAAGGATGAGGTCTGGATACAAGCAAAAGCCACTTGGAGGGTAG
- the LOC131166467 gene encoding uncharacterized protein LOC131166467 isoform X1 translates to MREPFYSIPLIWIIQESTLANRLTLYDKMGWERLVSYWRSAFSRADVIVFPDFSLPMLYSVLDSGNFFVIPGSPIDVWAAESFSRTHSKHELREENGFRKEDVLVLVVGSSFFYNELSWDYAVAMHVIGPLLMKYTRRKDAGESFRFVFLCGNSTYEYNDALQEVATRLGLKPGSLKHYGMNGNVNNVLLMADIVLYGSSQDEQGFPPLLTRAMSFGIPIIAPDFPVIKKYIVDGAHGIIFPKHNPEALMRAFSLLISNGKLSKFAHIVASSGRLLAKNMLASECITGYAKLLENVLNFPSDTLLPVPSSRLQQGAWDWDLFKKEVGRRSIDMPNINHKNTVRKSSIVYALEESLTNLTDLRNISGNETETLVQDILTDTDWYVLGEIESSEDYERREMEEINDRMERDLGSWDEIYRNARKAEKFKFELNERDEGELERTGQPLCIYEIYNGVGTWPFLHHGSLYRGLSLSTSARRLQSDDVDAVGRLPLLNDAYYRDILCEIGGMFSIASRVDNIHKRPWIGFQSWRSAGRKLSLSINAERVLEETIQNDAKGDVIYFWVRLDMGGGLVGRKDTLTFWSMCDILNGGHCRTAFEDAFRQMYALPSNIDALPPMPEDGGHWSALHSWAMPTPSFLEFIMFSRMFVDSLNALHTNSSKIAFCSLGCSELEKRHCYCRVMELLVNVWAYHSARKIVYIDPHSGLLEEQHPIEQRKGFMWAKYFNFTLLKNMDEDLAEAADDDDYPSDIWLWPLTGEVHWQGIYEREREERYRLKMDKKRKTKEKLFERMRSGYKQKPLGG, encoded by the exons ATGCGAGAGCCTTTTTATTCTATACCTCTTATATGGATAATTCAAGAAAGTACCCTTGCAAATCGCCTTACTTTGTATGATAAAATGGGATGGGAACGTCTTGTTTCGTATTGGAGAAGTGCATTTAGCAGGGCTGATGTTATTGTGTTTCCAGATTTTTCTTTGCCG ATGTTATATAGTGTGCTTGACTCTGGAAACTTCTTTGTGATTCCTGGCTCACCAATAGATGTGTGGGCTGCAGAAAGCTTCAGTAGAACTCATTCAAAACATGAGTTGAGGGAGGAAAATGGATTCAGAAAAGAGGATGTGCTGGTTCTAGTTGTTGGAAGTTCTTTCTTCTACAATGAACTATCGTGGGATTATGCTGTGGCAATGCATGTCATAGGACCTTTGTTAATGAAATATACAAGGAGAAAAGATGCAGGAGAATCTTTCAGATTTGTCTTCTTATGTGGTAACTCCACATATGAATATAATGATGCATTACAG GAAGTTGCCACACGTCTTGGACTTAAGCCCGGTTCTCTAAAGCACTATGGCATGAATGGTAATGTGAATAATGTCTTGCTAATGGCTGACATTGTGCTCTATGGCTCCTCCCAAGATGAGCAGGGTTTTCCTCCATTGCTTACCCGAGCAATGTCCTTTGGGATTCCTATCATTGCACCTGATTTTCCTGTTATAAAGAAATAT ATTGTTGATGGAGCCCATGGTATtatttttcccaaacataatccTGAAGCATTGATGAGAGCTTTCTCGCTTCTGATCTCAAATGGGAAACTTTCTAAATTTGCTCATATTGTTGCTTCCTCTGGAAGGCTGCTTGCGAAGAATATGTTGGCTTCTGAATGCATTACTGGTTACGCAAAGCTTCTGGAGAATGTACTTAATTTCCCTTCAGATACCTTGCTACCTGTACCCAGTTCTCGGCTTCAACAGGGTGCATGGGACTGGGATTTGTTCAAAAAGGAAGTGGGTCGAAGATCTATTGACATGCCAAACATCAATCACAAGAATACTGTTAGAAAATCAAGTATTGTTTATGCATTAGAGGAAAGTTTGACAAACCTTACTGACTTGAGGAATATTTCTGGGAATGAAACCGAGACTCTAGTGCAGGATATCCTGACTGACACAGATTGGTACGTGTTAGGAGAAATAGAAAGCTCTGAAGATTATGAGAGAAGGGAAATGGAGGAG ATCAATGATAGAATGGAGAGAGACTTGGGTTCGTGGGATGAGATATATCGCAATGCTCGGAAGGCCGAAAAGTTTAAATTTGAGTTAAATGAAAGGGACGAAGGAGAGCTGGAAAGGACTGGGCAGCCATTGTGCATTTATGAGATTTACAATGGAGTAGGGACCTGGCCATTTTTACACCATGGTTCTTTGTACCGAGGCTTAAGTCTT TCTACAAGTGCTCGGAGGCTACAATCAGATGATGTAGATGCAGTGGGAAGACTTCCCCTCTTGAATGATGCATATTATCGAGATATTCTTTGTGAGATTGGAGGCATGTTTTCTATTGCGAGTAGAGTAGATAACATCCACAAGAGACCATGGATTGGGTTTCAATCCTGGCGTTCTGCTGGTAGGAAG CTTTCTTTGTCTATTAATGCGGAAAGGGTTTTGGAAGAAACAATTCAAAATGATGCTAAAGGAGATGTAATATATTTTTGGGTACGGTTGGACATGGGTGGTGGACTTGTGGGAAGAAAGGACACCCTTACATTTTGGTCCATGTGTGACATCTTAAATGGAGGGCACTGCAG AACTGCTTTTGAAGATGCTTTCCGTCAGATGTACGCCTTACCATCAAATATAGATGCTCTTCCCCCGATGCCTGAAGATGGTGGCCACTGGTCTGCCCTGCACAGTTGGGCAATGCCAACCCCATCCTTTCTTGAGTTCATAATGTTCTCCAG GATGTTTGTCGACTCTCTCAATGCATTGCATACTAATTCGAGCAAAATCGCCTTTTGTTCATTGGGTTGCTCGGAGCTTGAG AAAAGACACTGTTATTGCCGGGTTATGGAACTGCTGGTCAATGTCTGGGCTTATCACAGTGCTCGGAAAATAGTTTACATTGATCCGCATTCAGGATTACTAGAAGAGCAGCACCCAATTGAACAGCGTAAGGGATTTATGTGGGCCAAGTACTTCAACTTTACACTGTTGAAGAATATGGATGAAGATCTAGCAGAGGCTGCAGATGATGATGATTATCCTAGTGATATATGGTTGTGGCCGTTAACAGGGGAGGTGCATTGGCAAGGGATTTATGAAAGGGAGAGGGAGGAAAGGTATAGGCTAAAAATGGACAAGAAGAGGAAAACAAAAGAGAAATTATTTGAAAGGATGAGGTCTGGATACAAGCAAAAGCCACTTGGAGGGTAG
- the LOC131166532 gene encoding secreted RxLR effector protein 161-like, producing the protein MAIAKPVSTPLASHFRLSTAQCPSTDDEVRDMLRVPYASAAGCLMYLRGTTGYGIEFRAQQSDLTVVGYEDTDYAGDLDDRRSTTGYVFTLVGRPICWRFMVQSLMALSITESEYMTVAKAVKETLWLTRWRCNSYSDADHMYRRRLREARDNCKRRGFRQYAEGL; encoded by the exons atggccaTTGCTAAGCCGGTAAGCACACCTTTGGCGAGTCATTTTAGGTTGTCTACTGCCCAATGCCCAAGTACGGACGATGAAGTTCGAGATATGTTGAGAGTCCCCTATGCTAGCGCAGCggggtgtctgat gtacttgaggggtaCGACTGGGTATGGCATAGAGTTCAGAGCACAACAGAGTGATCTGACAGTGGTGGGGTACGAGGATACTGACTACGCCGGAGAtctggatgacaggaggtctaccacggggtatgtatttacccttgtgggGAGGCCCATTTGTTGGAGGTTTATGGTACAATCGCTCATGGCGTTGTCTATTACCGAGTCGGAGTACATGACAGTGGCTAAGGCTGTCAAGGAAACATTGTGGCTTACGAG GTGGAGATGCAACTCATATTCAGATGCGGATCACATGTACCGGAGAAGGCTGCGTGAAGCAAGGGACAATTGCAAGAGAAGAGGTTTCAGGCAATACGCAGAAGGACTCTAG